The sequence ttggaagtaaaataaagaaattagaaggccagtattgaagaataaggtaagctttagccactaccacttagttcttatggtggtgagtccccaatctcccctgtgcctacccatgggagtagggaaagagagaatccatgaggacccaaaggcccacctggacagggcatagtacaaccatttgtttttggtccctctgaggattcctcactcagatcagatcagaatggtaacctccctgtttgtaccaaagcaagggcatatagatagaatagaaggcattgcttattctgaaggtgtgggagcctccctatacccagggattgttgcacccactttgataaggaaattttatgtacctgcccatttaacatcatgacgaatctgcctaggcttgatgtggttgtcatagaaaaacaaatgaacatcgagctggtccaaatgaacggtacctactggtgtttgactacccagacagatcactccatcctgcccctctgtatatccgtctgtgtgcataacggTCCCTCATCAAGCGGCCTAACCGTCAATAGAATGTGGACATATCGCACTTTGGTAGTGGAGGTAACCAcacatgagatgctgagtggcacggcggaagtaagtaccaagaggagggtttactggccctgcaggcaaagatcaagaagttggtggccaatgcccaaagatatatcggggctggccgtctgaggtacacacagatagggaaacaccgtggaccatgccaaacacctatctctgcagcactcaaccaggcagtagaggtcaaacctataatcatgggcagtgccagtaaggcgacgaaatatcttggggatggatttgaatagtgtttgccaaattatgtagagagtttagattttaacatttataataatgatagtgctgtaccagcatttccagagtaaattaaaatcccttaaattgttgtatttaacctagtagattaagaagaaccccaaagtcaagagaaaagaactataggagtaaactgaggcagtccatggtatcttgctaaggactgacaaactcaaatcattaagtcagcctgagaagcgtatgctacagcagtaactgcgaccctggttcccctggcaaccacatgccaaaaaggcctcactttgataaggccggtatcaagcaaccgcgtgggattgtttttatggtttgctttattcctaggaaataaccttggttccaaaagagctagctggcttttggctcagagaataaagactcttatgtccatcagcgctgtgaagtgccaagaactgactgttggccaatgcttcccattgcaaaatgatcctaccccgactgctgataagcctctctcttctggtcctgctttcccacctgttggacaccagaagaatcgaaatattacagggtgatgtgctagtaacctctcccctgcatgatgctgaaccacgactgtttcaaagaaaaagaggaaaactcttgttgtgctatgttggtacacattcctgtttagttttgttttgttgtgattagattatgcttaatgccctgttttataccttgtataattgcctctatatgtcgcactgtattgactactgtcaaccgtgaaatgcttgtacattaccaaagattagccaaagaagaaactgatgaggtataagaaagagaaagcctcttgaggggggaattgatgtgtaaaagggaagtcaaatcccccggagccattgattcccctatgaggggcacgtacaatatatatacattgctaatgcttagatatatttgcgatttgtataggagtaagacatgacaaaggttagggcctgtcacaggtaataacttataataaggagacgaggggaagtgaaaccagtcttctgttaagtagagatatggatagattccacatcctttaaacttgtgaccggctcaagcaggaaagggaaaagggaagtatggctcgcccattgttcagcaaaagtgaatgactgtaagacagctgtaactgcaaagtcagcaagtaggcattgtatttaacctcattgggaaaattaacctgacctataggaatgctaaacgtcaaaaatgaagtaacctatcatgttaaggcacctaaaccaggaaggatgtgaaccctataaaaacccctgcatatgagatgttgggggtcggctctgatctgaacattgagttccttagccgtaccttggttgcaaccaataaacttgagttggacccagcctgaaagtgtgactctcttcttggggtaaatcagactagcctccaaggggacgaaaccttgcaatttatgcaacacccccaccgaagcgctttggaaggctcacaaaggacagagacctgccttttgaaaatccgactccccaccggtgtctcaagacaggcggctctctctcgccaaaaacggaggcagcagcgtgggatgacaggcagccaggtcgcaaggggaggtgctttttagaccagttccctcctggcactccgtactgctgcctctgtatcagaggcagcagcacaagctggcagcagcccttgcctgggggctgggtctgagcttctggacctggtgcaaactggaactgagcgaggctgcctgcctgcctggctcctaacacactgtaaatgcagagccgcagagggggtaggtcccgcacccagcgcgagccaggactgagacagctggcccctggggactatcgaaaagtcaagtaaccgataagaaatcatgaggttaattgactactcagtgaatatctaacgtccctaatcccttttcatagttcccctctggactctctctcctaaagcatggccctgagatctggacacagtgctccagctgaggcctcctccgtgccaaatagctaggagagtgacctcccatgtctgccgtacgtctcctaccacgccccagggctatgccctcttactgaagggctttgtgtctgagatcgcttctctcctaggctacgtctacacaacgagtttttttggcaacaaatatgctaacgagggactctatgacacgcaatgtcatttgcatattttctgccgatccgtttttgtgctcggggtttgtgcgcaaaaccaagccatgtggatgtttactttttgtgcaaaaaacccccttttcccacaagatccctatttctgcaaaaaggccgaccgatcttgtgcaaaaaggggcttttgcctaaaaagaaaacatccacatggcttgtttttgtgtgttcttgcgaaaaaacttgtggcgcgtctacactctacgtgtgttcttgcagaagtaaatttgcagtaaagcatcagagaacagggctccttgcacaggagttattcctctccccacgatgactaagccccctttgtgcaagagctgttgtgcaagaaggcagcgtggacgggcaccaggggcttcttgagcaagacacttttatggctaaaatgaccatcagagctttcttgcacaagagagcgttcacactgccatggacgctcttgtgcaaaagtatggcagggtggaggcactcttgcacgagaccttttgcgcaagaactccggcgtgaaacagctctcgtgcaagaagcctgcagtgtagggcagggagcagcctatgagggagggggagggacccctagtaatggctcaaacttcccaggggggtggccagaggcaggacatttgcctggcatggtgaggggggggggcggtgacctcacaggggctttgggcagccctcagcatataaggcaaagggcaggtggggaggtgatgacctcacagagggacccacatctcaggctgataaaaacggggggcgggcccaggggactttggagacccccggttgctttagctctggtgcgtctcctcctcacggttccttcgcgttctgtgagttccacatcccgacacctttgtgacgaaggtaagagcccccaggggttggatcccgcccggggccggctgggttccaggcaggcccagccctcggtcaagggccggaaggtgattcctcacctgggctgcgtccttagcgccactggggctttctcctggttggtttcccttttcctccatccccccacatttctgctctgttcttgcctcctctgtgaccttcccttgctgcctcccccagcttgggacccaacagactagctgaaggacggggggtggtttgcaggagccgtggggtgggggatgcagcccccattgtggggattggggaggtggggctggaacaagtctatgccggtgtctttggggagaacgctccaccccccacaccttagattctcccctgattggccaagaaggggctgttgatgggcaggagactcgtggaatgaggagtaacggtagtttgaactaggaagcctagttcgaactacctagttcgtgccccgtgtagccgcgctgcacggggttcgaacgagcggggttttaaaaatggcagctccccgcttatgcaaatgaagcccgggaaattcaaatcccgggcttcatttgcaagtgcggtatgcctacattaccctcctagttcgaactagcggggtagtgtagacataccctcaggtccttgcagtgcctgtgcaagaccgaaccgataagcaaggggccatttgggggctgggggcagtcgctctagggagctggaacccctggatttcgctctgcaggctgcgccccaagctcccctttgctcccctcatttgcagcatggccaaacgttttcggctgtggttcaagaaagccctgaagatggccccagggccagtggggagcagcttctccgtccccgcgggcggggaagctggatcccaccagctcggggcgactcgcccaccggccaggcccccccggacctggctccagaggcggctggacaggcgggacccagcccagcgggggagccgggtagggtggctccggggcctcctctgtggagagaaacacctgccccgggagcccagcccccattaccaccagggggcatcgccctgcccggcccccggggaccggccagtctccgggagcccccagcccgtcgctccccgcaccagcccctgcagctgtgggtccaggtccgtcagcagcagcgcctgggcctccagctgcagccgggccacctcgcgcagccgctcagacccaggtgaggggccgtgaacacgctgggcccaggggctcacccagtacccggggggggggggcggggaggggcagccccagtgtctgccccgcagccagggcaatggatgggggggggggtgcttggctctcttgttcctggtgggggctctgctgagggcgttggcagatgtgagggtggaagggggatgggtccctgcgaggggcgtgtggggcccaacctgccctgggtccctgacatgggggcgcgtgacccctgctggccgctggagtcaccctggtcccttccctcctgcacagagcccccctgcgcctcggcggagctcttccaggagcggatggactcccgggtggaggaaggggccatctatgacatcgaagagcagctccacacccgggacacggtaggaaccttctccacacgggggggacccgagattgtccggccccttcccagcacgtccccccctccgggaggggcttgtccctggggatccccctggggccccttctcctgcatgacctgggccccccaagctgggggctcttgtcatgcaccagctgggcccccacaagcctgaggcagcagttgggggggagtgcgggtgcttggacaaccggcagctcccacctccactcccgggaggcctgagccctgcagctgtccgtggggggcaggcaggccccaggctcacagactctctctggggcgcagagcccagccgccctgcagcggttccttctggccgtcacccccgcctgcctcgccgccctccaaaggggcgaggacaccctggcgccgcgctgctgcaaggacaccatgatggccaggatcgttgtaagcgagtcgcggcagccgggaggagggaaggggatacgtggggtggacaggggtctgcctgggccatggcggcgcgtgggggtgctggaaacgggatgggtggagccaggagggctggaggtggacatggggagggtgggtggggatgctggaggagggagggacacagaaattgggcaggtctggggtgccggacaggaagggggattcgggacagggaggggtctccccgggccatggggggctggaagggagccgagcgggctgctggggatgcgcctggggagcagggatgaggaggttcagaggctggtcaccagggcagggaggggcaggagacggcctggggacaaggattgagctggtcccggtttgggaggggggtgctgggaggggccctgtgccgggcaggggggctacagggcagcgggaggcagtggggttggatcctgctgggtgggggcgctggccgcgtgagcgtctcttgggggccccagcctcacacgcccctttgtctccttgggtctcccaggagatcatggaggactcgccccccccgctggtcttggccgactgcctcaacgccgcctgcagcctcaggtaccgaccccccccccccgccgactcccccccagagcagatcccctggccagggagtgggaaagtctctgtctcctgctgctgaattaacagtctctgcccctctctcctgccagcaccttgcagcctcccctgcgggcccagctcctgagccccctgctgacggcggccgtgggacagtcagtgtctggggactggcagcaggagcccatccacactcaggtacgtccctccgggccctgctcccaggctgggatggagctccagagaggagtggggggggggggcagagggcgggaagaagttgcaggtttggatccttccctccagggttcccgttgctctcccggggggcccgtcccttccacgcccagcctgggctcctccctgctctgcgaggcggctcagaccctgctctaggctggaccccggagccagcgggtggcctggatcccccaactcccctctgacccagggctcccccttgtcttgcagcagttcatccgggcccttccctacgacctccaggccctactggcgagcctcctcgccgagtccccagacaccgcccggctgcagctcataatggaggtgagccccgtgggggggacagggccattgtccctgcttcctcggggggggggccgagagaggagcagtgtcagtggctggggggggcacagtccgagaggagccccaggctctgcccagaaccggcacctccctacgggtcctgacctgcctctttcccccccagcacctgagcccgtggctggagtcccgcctgccccaggagcgagccagggcccttggcagcaccacggccctgctgggagtcgccaccaccctcccggggtttgacgtaagtgacctcggagccggggggtctggggctgcagggcgcggggctgggagcgtccccgggaggcagaggcagggccgggaatgggccgggaatgggccgcgttctcctttccccggggaggggcgaccctgggcccttcaggggggctcttgagggactgggcctggggactggggagtggccgtcagtggatccccttgttccacccccggagtgacccttcagtcggggccattgctctgggttgtctcctcgcaaggccggccccgccccgccccgccccgggaggtgtctctgtccgtcccccgagctcagacccgcctcggcggccgtttgcatgggacgtgcagccccaggatgctgagggaccccccctcttctctcccctcagaactccgccgactggccgaggatgggtcaccacgtggcccagctgggcctttttatttcggacccatccgaagacgtcagccggctggcccgggagggggtgcacagcctgtatcaactcctcctgcaccacaggggtaaggaacccagccgggacctgggccccagggacaccctgagggtgccggcggcggggggaggggacccagcccttttcccccagactggcccaaggggggatgcgtccctctgtgttccccttctgccccctgtgctcctccatttgcccagggatgcctgcagggacccgtgggaggggaagggctcagacctgccagcagaatgaccctgttgtgtctcttgcaggcctcaacatccaccaggcagaggacctgtggtgcagacactactacaaagaaagatgggtcctggctcacagcaacagcgtgcgggtgggagaggtaaggacgcgctgccagggcagggcagggctcgggggtggggctggctggggccctcgtgggggtaggagggtcttgggggcaggaggaagctgtgacctggggcaggggttggggtgccgggtgaggagagcgtctgggtgcagggtctggaagggagtttgggggaggaggaagctgttttagccccaggagttggggccgggctctgggccgtcagctgaaacctcctgtgctcttgattccaggtctttgggcagctctttacaccagagcaggagaattgctttttggacaaggctctgctcgctgcccgctcccccctgcggcgccccagccaggccgggctggtcctggcccacgccctgcatgggcaggcccatcagctcctggaatacatggtgagcagccggagcagatcaggagagtggggcagggccagggtctccttcccatcccctcagggagtcccccgcccctttcctcaggctgcccccaccccacgtccctgctggcagaatccctcctgcccctgcgagcgtccctgggggtgggggaggctctgaacacagaaactgtcctaggaggcgggagggggccgaggtgtcaggagctctggggggggggggatcaggagctcaccctgcgggcctgacggggggtgaccagagagcaggggggaggagggtggaaatgctggggggccagttcccctgagtccccagggatgaatgtgatggattctgcttcccttgcagcaggaagacacccagtgagagcagcaagagctgaggagccagcagctgcgtccccctccccccaaccctcccaattgtattgaattgtatttacattctcattaaacaatgtttcaaaaaacatttggatcaggcttggtcaataatttgtaatgggggggccattttggcaactgatcaagggccacatttctaccgagggctttggggtctgggacggggcggttgggtgcagaagggagcttaggggtggagcctgggtgcagggggggggggtatgatctggggcggtggataggggtgcagggtccaggagggggtatgggcgcaggagaggactctggcctgggggaggggctctagaggggtgcagggtcagggagggagctgtgacctgggtgaagggggagcagaaggtttgggggagggggtgcgggtgccagagaggagtctggcctgggggaggggtgtcagtggggtgcagggtcagggagggagctgtgacctgggtgaagggggagcagagggtttgggggagggggtgcgggtgccagagaggagtctggcctgggggaggggtgtcggggggtgcagggtcagggagggagctgtgatctgagggaatgggggacgcaggttcaggtgggacagggacaggcagtcggggaggggacgtgggcgccaggggcaggctctggctgcggaggtgcctacctaggcagc comes from Pelodiscus sinensis isolate JC-2024 chromosome 33, ASM4963464v1, whole genome shotgun sequence and encodes:
- the LOC142823346 gene encoding maestro heat-like repeat-containing protein family member 7, which encodes MDSRVEEGAIYDIEEQLHTRDTSPAALQRFLLAVTPACLAALQRGEDTLAPRCCKDTMMARIVEIMEDSPPPLVLADCLNAACSLSTLQPPLRAQLLSPLLTAAVGQSVSGDWQQEPIHTQQFIRALPYDLQALLASLLAESPDTARLQLIMEHLSPWLESRLPQERARALGSTTALLGVATTLPGFDPS